The DNA segment TGGCCTGCACTTCGAGGATCTGCGCCCCAGCGAGGCCATCGAATTCGTCTACGACTCCCTGAACCTTGAGTTGCACAACCTCAGCACCTTGCCCGACGACAATGCCGAGATGTCGCTGGTGGCGACCGGGCCGTACGGCGGGCGCATCGACTGGGAAGGCCAGATCAGCCTGGTGCCATTCAGCTCCAGCGGTCAGTTAAAGCTCACCGACGGCCAGATGAAAGGCTTTTGGCCCTATGTCCGCGATGCCGTGCCGCTGGTCCTTGAGAAGGGCGTGGTGAGCCTGTCCACCGACTACAGGCTGAACCTGGCCGAGGGCACCCAGCTCAACCTGGAAAAGATCTGGATCAAGGTCGCGCCGTTCGCCATCAAGGCGCCGGACAACCGGCCCCTGGTAAACCTGGAGGTGCTGGAGGTCAGCGACAGCTCCCTGGACCTGGTCAAGCAGGAGGTGGTGATCGGCAAGATCCACAGCCAGAACCTGGAGACCTGGGCTGCCCGCGAGACGGACGGCCAGCTGGACTGGCAGAAGCTCTTCGCCAGCGAAGCCAAGCCGGCCACCAAGGCCGAAGAGAAGCTGGCCACCGAGCCAACCGATGCCAAGGCCGTGCCCGGCAACCCCTGGGTGGTCCTGCTGCGTGATGCCCAGCTACGCGGCTACAAGGTGCATCTGGCCGACCGGGTGCCGAAAGACCCGGTGCAACTCGAACTCGGTCCGCTGAACCTGGACCTCAAGGATTTCGACAGTCGCGGTGAATCGCCCTTCAACCTGAGCCTCGACACCGGTCTGGGCAAGCAGGGCAAGATACAGGCCGTGGGCCAGGTCCAGCTCAAGCCCACCACCGCCAAGCTGCAAGTGCAGACCCGCGACATCGACCTGCGTGTGGCCCAAGCCTATCTCAGCCCGCTCGTGCACCTGGAATTGCGCAGTGGCATGCTCGACAGCGACCTCAACGTCGACCTCAAGAGCACCGAGCCGCTGGCGATTGGTATCACGGGCCGCGCCCTGGTGAACCAGTTGCACACCCTGGACACCATCAAGGAACGTGACTTCGTCAAATGGCAGCAGTTGCTGGCCGACGGCCTCAACTACCAGCATGGCGACAGCCTGAACATCGACAAGCTGAGCCTGAGCCAGCCTTATGCTCGCTTCATCATCAACGAAGACCTGACCACCAATGCCAGTGACCTGGTGATCAAGCAGCCGGCGGACGCGACCGCCCACACGGCCGCCAAACCGGCTGAACCGGCCGGCAAGCCCTTGGGTATCCGCATTGGCGGAATCGAGATCAAGGACGGCTCGGCCAACTTCGCGGACTTCAGCCTGACGCCGAACTTCGCCACCGCCATCCAGCAGCTCAACGGCGAGATCGGCACCCTGGACAACCGCAATCCCAAGCCGGCCAAGGTGGCGGTGAACGGCAAGGTGGACCGCTATGCGCCGGTGACCATCAAGGGCAGCCTGAACCCCTTCGATCCGCTGGACAGCCTGGACATCGCCACCAGCTTCAAGCGCGTCGAGCTGACCACCCTGACGCCCTACTCCGGCAAATTCGCTGGCTACCGCATTCGCAAAGGCCGTCTGAATCTGGACCTGCACTACC comes from the Pseudomonas sp. TCU-HL1 genome and includes:
- a CDS encoding DUF748 domain-containing protein; this encodes MYKGLKRAACALLIVVALYSLLGFLIIPGVALRVANQQLAQYATVPAHLERIQLNPFSLELTLWGLHIGDDKTEQAGFERLYANLQLDSLWSGALHLADVELDKSTTQVLFAKDGTLNLTQLFKLPPSEPKPEEPASEPFPLRIDRFKLSEGGLHFEDLRPSEAIEFVYDSLNLELHNLSTLPDDNAEMSLVATGPYGGRIDWEGQISLVPFSSSGQLKLTDGQMKGFWPYVRDAVPLVLEKGVVSLSTDYRLNLAEGTQLNLEKIWIKVAPFAIKAPDNRPLVNLEVLEVSDSSLDLVKQEVVIGKIHSQNLETWAARETDGQLDWQKLFASEAKPATKAEEKLATEPTDAKAVPGNPWVVLLRDAQLRGYKVHLADRVPKDPVQLELGPLNLDLKDFDSRGESPFNLSLDTGLGKQGKIQAVGQVQLKPTTAKLQVQTRDIDLRVAQAYLSPLVHLELRSGMLDSDLNVDLKSTEPLAIGITGRALVNQLHTLDTIKERDFVKWQQLLADGLNYQHGDSLNIDKLSLSQPYARFIINEDLTTNASDLVIKQPADATAHTAAKPAEPAGKPLGIRIGGIEIKDGSANFADFSLTPNFATAIQQLNGEIGTLDNRNPKPAKVAVNGKVDRYAPVTIKGSLNPFDPLDSLDIATSFKRVELTTLTPYSGKFAGYRIRKGRLNLDLHYQIEKGQLKADNHLVLEQLQLGEQVSSPDAVDLPVRLAVALLKDTEGKIDIQLPVAGNLNDPQFSVAPIVWQTLRNLVLRAVQAPFNFVAGLVGGSSEDLGQVPFPAGSSELDAEAQKSLDTLAEALKKRPTLRLEVEGASAKAADGPLLAEQRLQREYQSTYYKIAQRRGDKVPAEAGQIEVPEDEKAPMLEGIYRTRLKQQPPAEWKELDSEQRTAKLRDAVLVSWAQSDLLLRQLGQARAATIKDYLVDRGGLADDRIFLLDVSLVDPNQAGEVITPLHLDSE